From the genome of Thermoflexus hugenholtzii, one region includes:
- a CDS encoding thermonuclease family protein, protein MSRALLAGAVLFGLCLLCSVPAALLSPAPTPAPAPTFPSAPAPTPAPPASPTPVPTDTPLPMPTPAPAADSEALRALPGADCVPPGRPVQQARLVRVLDGDTIEVEIEGRTYRVRYIGVNTPERGQPFYAEATAANRSLVEGRPLRLVRDVSETDRYGRLLRYVFAGEVFVNRALVEGGYAQAMTVPPDVSCAEAFRAAEREARSAGRGLWGLPAPAPTPTAPRIGPTRTPAPTRAPTPAPAGNCHPAYPTVCIPPPPPDLDCGDIPYRNFPVDRRYGDPHRFDGDQDGIGCER, encoded by the coding sequence ATGAGTCGGGCGCTCCTTGCCGGAGCGGTGCTGTTCGGGCTCTGCCTGCTGTGCAGCGTCCCGGCGGCCCTCCTGAGCCCGGCCCCGACGCCGGCGCCCGCGCCGACCTTCCCCTCCGCGCCGGCGCCCACTCCGGCGCCGCCCGCTTCCCCCACGCCGGTCCCGACGGACACGCCTCTCCCTATGCCGACGCCGGCGCCCGCCGCGGACTCCGAGGCCCTGCGGGCCCTGCCGGGGGCGGACTGCGTCCCGCCCGGCCGCCCCGTGCAGCAAGCCCGGCTGGTCCGGGTCCTCGACGGGGACACCATCGAGGTGGAGATCGAAGGCCGGACTTACCGGGTGCGCTACATCGGAGTCAACACCCCGGAACGGGGCCAGCCCTTCTACGCTGAGGCCACGGCCGCCAACCGCTCCCTGGTGGAGGGCAGGCCCCTGCGGCTCGTGCGGGACGTCTCGGAGACGGACCGCTATGGGAGGCTTCTGCGCTACGTCTTCGCGGGGGAGGTCTTCGTCAATCGCGCTCTGGTGGAGGGAGGCTACGCCCAGGCAATGACCGTGCCGCCGGATGTTTCCTGCGCGGAGGCTTTCCGGGCGGCGGAGCGGGAGGCCCGCTCGGCCGGTCGGGGGCTGTGGGGTCTGCCGGCGCCCGCCCCGACGCCGACGGCCCCTCGCATCGGGCCGACCCGGACGCCGGCTCCGACGCGGGCGCCGACGCCGGCGCCGGCGGGGAACTGTCATCCGGCCTATCCCACGGTGTGCATCCCGCCGCCGCCGCCGGATCTGGACTGCGGGGACATCCCCTATCGCAACTTCCCGGTGGACCGCCGCTACGGGGATCCCCATCGCTTCGATGGGGATCAGGATGGGATCGGGTGCGAGCGATGA
- a CDS encoding DNA methyltransferase → MRDLESVRRLLAGYAALKGARAFFEGLGYPTIDPLPEDLEKIPQGAREAISSVHRIVHLKDGFPFRIFHVELRGGLRRTDIRRFLESYYRHNPTGENLFVFAPSGSADELAFVSPLRLLDPRDPHKVRLWLRILQVRREAPYRTDLEVLSRIRADGVRDPSEIWRRHQDAFSVQRVTEEFFRDYQEIFAEIQNRLARTHRGNGRLWARDYAHQLLNRIMFLYFIARKGWLQGPDGEPDRDFMRHFWEAYRGTGARDAFHRDWLDVLFFEAFNNRWQNRAEYQSRFPEWLRRSLSQAPFLNGGLYTRRPGLDDRLERWLPDEIFALLFEKWTDGAPPGFFERYNFTVVESGRFDEEVAVDPEMLGTVYERLVNVTFEGEGEDLRGAAGIFYTPRTEIDLMCRLALVDWLGNRLPTGAKSLLYQWVFAFSEEEKQEADEAITRQDLWNSLDELVRRVRVCDPACGSGSFLVGMLLVLDDLQARCDRTLGRADTPYERRKRILQDQLYGVDVMEWAVRVAELRLWLQLVVETELRWWEVKARPLLPNLNLKIRHGDSLLQTLGDLDLSPFRRGELSIPAHLKGRLTQLLGRKRRFFQGEAPGLTEEMLRKEERDLFRDILAHRIHELENRIKADRERLRSAQAHRTLPGMTARPPEEAERQRQELEEELRKREEELERLREARKALAPDRPPPFVWDMAFVEIFEDENPGFDIVIGNPPYVRQEKIRDYMERFDREEYLRRLNESLRAIYPAFLGKSRRISGRADYYVYFYLHALSLLADGGAFCFITSNSWLDVDFGKDLQEFFLRFGHLRMVIDNRAKRSFAQADVNTVIVLAGPPERRRPLTEEEMKRRPVRFVAFRVPFEEAISPVVFSEIEDERLYQPLAGFRVLRRPEFRAILTDQWSLYQEGLAEPEEDEAAPSGGKARRRGKGAPALGGMALRPYAGAKWGGKYLRAPDIFFTILEKGKDQLVRLGDIAEVRFGIKTGANEFFYLEPVGRTVKEAAALREKAPRAPVRVRNGAGWEGEIEAAWLRPVIKSPREIRTLRVRLEDLRYLVFMPPEDIRKAIDQGRQPPLSRYPKAAAYIRWGERQGYPTRPTCASRAWWWDLGKREPANFIWPMIHNDRAIVGVHDHRIQVDHNLFEIAGEGQVLLAAVMVSSQQVIIRELFGRSSLGEGALKTEGVDIVRLLTIHPPTIDQPQAWALLNAFNHLSQRPIRSIFEELGFPLCRERKCGHPEHPYEHVRPEALTLEQVRAASPDRFELDRVVFDALGLTDEERVEVYRAVAQLVKDRLVKARSV, encoded by the coding sequence ATGCGGGACCTGGAAAGCGTGCGGAGGCTGCTCGCCGGCTATGCCGCCCTCAAAGGCGCCAGAGCGTTCTTCGAAGGCCTCGGCTATCCGACCATCGATCCCCTCCCCGAGGATCTGGAAAAGATCCCCCAGGGCGCCCGGGAGGCGATCTCGTCCGTCCATCGGATCGTCCACCTCAAGGATGGCTTCCCCTTCCGGATCTTCCACGTCGAGCTGCGCGGCGGCCTCCGGCGCACCGACATCCGGCGCTTCCTGGAGTCCTATTACCGCCATAACCCGACCGGGGAAAACCTCTTCGTTTTCGCCCCGTCCGGATCGGCGGACGAGCTGGCCTTCGTCTCGCCGCTGCGGCTGCTGGATCCCCGGGACCCACATAAGGTCCGCCTCTGGCTTCGCATCCTCCAGGTCCGCAGGGAGGCGCCCTACCGCACGGACCTGGAGGTCCTGAGCCGGATCCGCGCGGACGGCGTCCGGGATCCCTCCGAGATCTGGAGGCGCCATCAGGACGCCTTCAGCGTCCAGCGGGTTACCGAGGAGTTCTTCCGCGACTACCAGGAGATCTTCGCCGAGATCCAGAACCGTCTGGCCCGGACCCATCGGGGGAACGGCCGGCTGTGGGCCCGCGACTACGCCCACCAGCTCCTCAACCGCATCATGTTTCTCTACTTCATCGCCCGCAAGGGCTGGCTCCAGGGTCCGGACGGCGAACCGGACCGCGACTTCATGCGCCATTTCTGGGAAGCCTACCGGGGGACAGGCGCCAGGGACGCCTTCCATCGGGACTGGCTGGACGTCCTCTTCTTCGAGGCTTTCAACAACCGCTGGCAGAACCGGGCGGAATACCAGAGCCGCTTCCCGGAATGGCTGAGGCGGTCCCTCTCCCAGGCCCCCTTCCTCAACGGCGGCCTCTACACCCGGCGTCCCGGCCTGGACGACCGCCTGGAGCGCTGGCTCCCCGACGAGATCTTCGCCCTCCTTTTCGAAAAGTGGACCGACGGCGCCCCGCCGGGCTTCTTCGAGCGCTACAACTTCACGGTGGTGGAGAGCGGCCGCTTCGATGAAGAGGTGGCCGTGGACCCCGAGATGCTGGGCACGGTCTACGAGCGGCTGGTCAACGTGACCTTCGAGGGCGAGGGCGAGGACCTCCGGGGCGCCGCCGGCATCTTCTACACGCCCCGCACGGAGATCGACCTGATGTGCCGGCTGGCCCTGGTGGACTGGCTGGGGAACCGGCTCCCAACAGGCGCTAAATCCCTTCTCTACCAATGGGTCTTCGCCTTTTCGGAAGAGGAGAAGCAGGAAGCCGATGAAGCCATCACCCGGCAGGACCTTTGGAACTCATTGGACGAGCTGGTCCGCCGGGTCCGGGTGTGCGATCCCGCCTGCGGCTCCGGCTCCTTCCTGGTGGGGATGCTCCTGGTCCTGGACGACCTGCAGGCCCGCTGCGATCGGACGCTGGGCCGCGCCGACACGCCCTACGAGCGGCGCAAGCGCATCCTGCAGGACCAGCTCTACGGCGTGGACGTGATGGAGTGGGCCGTCCGGGTGGCGGAGCTCCGCCTCTGGCTGCAGCTGGTGGTGGAGACGGAGCTGCGATGGTGGGAGGTGAAAGCCCGTCCCCTCCTGCCCAACCTCAACCTCAAGATCCGGCACGGGGACAGCCTGCTGCAGACCCTGGGGGATCTGGACCTCAGCCCCTTCCGCCGGGGCGAGCTGAGCATCCCGGCGCACCTGAAGGGCCGCCTGACCCAGCTTCTGGGCCGAAAGCGCCGCTTCTTCCAGGGCGAAGCGCCCGGGCTCACCGAGGAGATGCTGCGCAAGGAGGAGCGGGATCTCTTCCGGGACATCCTGGCGCACCGGATCCATGAGCTGGAGAACCGGATCAAGGCCGACCGGGAGCGCCTGCGCAGCGCCCAGGCCCATCGGACGCTGCCCGGGATGACGGCGCGGCCGCCGGAGGAGGCGGAGCGTCAGCGCCAGGAGCTGGAGGAGGAGCTCCGGAAGCGGGAGGAGGAGCTGGAGCGCCTCCGGGAGGCCCGGAAGGCCCTCGCCCCCGACCGCCCGCCGCCCTTCGTCTGGGACATGGCCTTCGTGGAGATCTTCGAGGACGAGAACCCCGGCTTCGACATCGTCATCGGCAACCCGCCCTACGTGCGCCAGGAGAAGATCCGGGACTACATGGAGCGGTTCGACCGGGAGGAATACCTCCGGCGCCTCAACGAGAGCCTGCGGGCCATCTACCCGGCCTTCTTGGGGAAGAGCCGCCGGATCAGCGGGCGGGCCGACTACTACGTGTATTTCTACCTCCACGCCCTCTCCCTCCTGGCCGACGGGGGCGCCTTCTGCTTCATCACCTCCAACTCCTGGCTGGACGTGGACTTCGGCAAGGACCTGCAGGAGTTCTTCCTGCGCTTCGGGCATCTCAGGATGGTCATCGACAACCGGGCCAAGCGCAGCTTCGCCCAGGCCGACGTGAACACCGTCATCGTCCTGGCCGGCCCGCCCGAGCGCCGGCGCCCGCTGACCGAGGAGGAGATGAAGCGCCGCCCCGTCCGCTTCGTCGCCTTCCGTGTGCCTTTCGAGGAGGCCATCAGCCCCGTGGTCTTCTCGGAGATCGAGGACGAGCGCCTCTATCAGCCCCTGGCGGGCTTCCGGGTCCTGCGCCGCCCCGAGTTCCGCGCCATCCTCACCGACCAGTGGTCGCTCTATCAAGAGGGGCTGGCCGAGCCGGAGGAGGACGAGGCGGCCCCCTCCGGGGGGAAGGCCCGCCGGCGGGGGAAGGGCGCGCCGGCCCTGGGCGGCATGGCCCTTCGCCCCTACGCCGGCGCCAAATGGGGCGGCAAGTATCTGCGGGCCCCCGACATCTTCTTCACCATCCTGGAGAAGGGGAAGGACCAGCTGGTCCGCCTGGGCGACATCGCCGAGGTGCGCTTCGGGATCAAGACCGGCGCCAACGAGTTCTTCTATCTGGAGCCGGTGGGGCGGACGGTGAAGGAGGCGGCGGCGCTGCGGGAGAAAGCCCCGCGGGCCCCCGTTCGGGTGCGCAACGGCGCCGGCTGGGAGGGGGAGATCGAGGCCGCCTGGCTGCGGCCGGTGATCAAGTCGCCGCGGGAGATCCGGACCCTGCGGGTGCGCCTGGAGGACCTGCGCTACCTGGTCTTCATGCCCCCGGAGGACATCCGGAAAGCCATCGACCAGGGCCGCCAGCCTCCCCTCTCCCGCTACCCGAAAGCCGCCGCCTACATCCGCTGGGGGGAGAGGCAGGGATACCCCACGCGACCCACCTGTGCGAGCCGGGCATGGTGGTGGGATTTGGGAAAGCGAGAGCCTGCAAATTTCATATGGCCAATGATTCATAATGATCGGGCGATCGTTGGCGTCCATGATCATCGAATTCAGGTCGATCACAACTTGTTTGAGATTGCTGGAGAGGGACAAGTCCTTTTGGCTGCTGTGATGGTCTCAAGCCAACAGGTCATTATTCGAGAATTATTTGGAAGATCAAGTCTCGGTGAAGGAGCTCTTAAGACAGAAGGCGTAGATATTGTGCGACTATTGACTATTCATCCTCCCACAATAGACCAACCTCAAGCCTGGGCTCTTCTAAACGCATTCAACCATCTTTCTCAGCGTCCCATTCGCAGCATCTTCGAGGAGCTTGGCTTTCCTCTGTGTCGGGAGCGCAAGTGCGGCCACCCCGAGCACCCGTATGAGCATGTGCGGCCGGAGGCCCTCACCCTGGAGCAGGTGCGGGCGGCCTCGCCGGACCGGTTCGAACTGGACCGGGTGGTCTTCGACGCGCTGGGGCTCACGGACGAGGAGCGCGTGGAGGTCTACCGGGCCGTGGCGCAACTGGTAAAGGACCGCCTGGTCAAAGCGAGGAGCGTGTAA
- a CDS encoding dTDP-4-dehydrorhamnose 3,5-epimerase family protein, with the protein MIAGVELKELITHVDDRGFFREILRVTDPIFAEGFAQWSHSLMYPGVIKAWHIHWKQTDWWYVASGTLKVALHDLRPDSPTYRRTMELYLGDHAPPRVLKIPPGVAHGCKVVSPTPVHLFYITSRTYDPSDEGRIPHDDPTIGYDWLAPPPIR; encoded by the coding sequence ATGATCGCCGGCGTGGAGCTGAAGGAGCTCATCACCCACGTCGATGACCGCGGGTTCTTCCGGGAGATCCTGCGGGTCACCGACCCCATCTTCGCCGAAGGGTTCGCCCAGTGGAGCCACTCCCTGATGTATCCCGGCGTCATCAAGGCCTGGCACATCCACTGGAAGCAGACGGACTGGTGGTATGTGGCCTCCGGCACCCTCAAGGTCGCCCTCCACGACCTGCGGCCGGATTCCCCCACCTACCGCCGGACGATGGAGCTCTACCTGGGCGATCACGCCCCCCCGCGGGTGCTGAAGATCCCCCCCGGGGTGGCCCACGGCTGCAAGGTGGTCAGCCCCACCCCCGTCCACCTGTTCTACATCACCTCCCGCACCTACGATCCTTCCGATGAGGGCCGCATCCCCCACGACGACCCCACCATCGGCTACGACTGGCTGGCCCCGCCGCCCATCCGCTGA
- the rmuC gene encoding DNA recombination protein RmuC — translation MNVPAELLMVLILAVPLGFVGGMVVAAMLATRSNQNLLRELQGLKERVEEVRQKTESLANFPELRARLDQARDELTRLSENLKSVHGFLSDTVHQQVTRQIEETLKTLTRLEEKLRSTSDDQIARLEEEIGRISAILLGRRGGAAAERIVDELLSVFPEGWVQRNVPLGDGVVEFAVVLPGDYRVPLDSKFVGAEILAEQDHEADQKNFQKIQKNIREQAKKIVKYLSDPKVPGFGIAAVPDSVYAMCRSAIREVASEHQVVVVPYSLLVPFVLSLYLIAQRLGISVRSTDTPQLIGSTRDALRQARVLLENMEKEINTVRGQRERALDALRNAERALNALIGDGPPEVGDKA, via the coding sequence ATGAATGTCCCGGCCGAGTTGCTGATGGTTCTGATCCTCGCTGTGCCCCTGGGCTTTGTCGGAGGGATGGTTGTGGCCGCGATGCTGGCCACGCGCTCCAACCAAAACCTGCTCCGTGAGCTTCAGGGCTTGAAGGAGCGCGTGGAAGAGGTCCGCCAGAAGACAGAAAGCCTGGCCAATTTCCCTGAGCTTCGCGCCCGCCTGGACCAGGCCCGGGATGAGCTTACGCGGCTGAGCGAGAACCTAAAGAGCGTGCATGGCTTCCTGTCGGACACGGTGCATCAGCAGGTCACCCGGCAGATTGAGGAGACCCTGAAAACCCTCACCCGCCTGGAGGAGAAGCTGCGATCCACTTCGGATGATCAAATCGCCCGCCTTGAAGAGGAGATCGGTCGGATCAGCGCCATCCTCCTGGGACGCCGAGGGGGCGCTGCGGCGGAGCGCATTGTGGATGAGCTCCTCAGCGTGTTCCCGGAGGGATGGGTGCAGCGGAACGTCCCTCTGGGGGACGGGGTGGTGGAATTCGCCGTGGTGTTGCCGGGTGACTATCGCGTCCCCCTGGACAGCAAGTTCGTCGGCGCCGAGATTCTGGCTGAGCAGGACCATGAAGCGGACCAGAAGAATTTTCAAAAGATCCAGAAGAACATCAGAGAGCAGGCAAAGAAGATCGTTAAATACCTGAGCGATCCGAAAGTTCCGGGGTTCGGGATTGCGGCGGTCCCGGACTCCGTCTATGCCATGTGCCGATCCGCGATCCGGGAAGTGGCCAGTGAACATCAAGTTGTCGTAGTGCCTTACAGCCTGCTGGTTCCTTTCGTCCTCAGCCTCTATCTGATCGCCCAGCGTCTGGGGATTTCGGTCCGTTCAACCGACACTCCGCAGCTCATCGGAAGCACCCGCGATGCGCTACGCCAGGCTCGAGTGCTTTTGGAGAATATGGAAAAGGAAATCAACACGGTGAGGGGACAGCGGGAGCGAGCTCTGGATGCGCTGCGAAACGCGGAGAGAGCTCTTAACGCTCTTATAGGCGATGGGCCTCCTGAAGTTGGGGACAAGGCGTGA
- a CDS encoding helicase-related protein, whose translation MDQIPDLIDNERHRLGDVLKGLLANSPDLRLDVATAFFNLRGLEALEPEIERLRALRLLLGQEQEQAFVLGERLLAELEDAAARGEIIAREIRRWRDFLARDSVAVRRYRKAFLHGKAYIVDGLPVLGAVGIVGSSNFTGAGLTINRELNAVLKQASAVRELQSWFEALWQEAEDYKAELLELLERFTRTYTPYEIYIKAIYEALRDRLDQELGERDARPSPIALTDFQRDGYLAAREILESYGGVLIADSVGLGKTYLALRLLDDYAYGERQTALIVCPAAIRETVWRPLLQRFSIPYELVSMEEVSRRDFPVDEYARRFRVIVVDESHNFRNPGANRWENLFRVIARGDPDKKVILLTATPVNNTVFDLYHQLRLITRDDRGFLRAAGIPDLWDYFRQAEENKEALYEVLEALAVRRSRPFIRQNYPEAEIDGQRIRFPERKLHTVRYSLKDTYGPDLYRRIASTIEGLLLAPYQVELYRKALVEARRRARPIPLFEAPDEGEEGMTRRLQEALGWSPEEARGFLMAVGRQTALAHILRVLYLKRLESSAEALRISLRRLQRFLERFLQALEAGRLLKAEDYRRWLRMEGADEEGLEEEGGWEALLASLPALPADRYDLASLRAAVQADLRSLEGILRELERDRPDDKLEALKRLLASRELRGRKIVVFSYFKDTARYLHRRLSGDPALAGRRLAIVDSDVRSEERTERIRRFAPRANGRPDLPPEEQIDILISTDVLSEGQNLQDADVAIHYDLHWNPVRMVQRVGRLDRLGSPHAVIHVYNFFPEEELEELLGLLRRLREKLDAINRTVGLDASILGETPNPMDFNILRRLEREDPEALQELEEESELTVGEFLKQDLLRFLKAAGEERLRRIPLGVGTARRRREGPRGFFAAFRNPRTSQHHWLFYDEERDRILERRLEAIRPIRCEPSEPPAPLPEEFDPRPFIEKLRRHLWNRIRRAALEAIELPAPQRQIVNWLRALPPSAERNRLLAYFEARPLSGPDLQALRRLWRERSTQPPEEWLKRLVDFMESHPHPPSAPGEAPGDSAPEREEDLECIVWMRVL comes from the coding sequence GTGGATCAGATCCCGGACCTCATCGACAACGAGCGGCACCGGCTGGGGGACGTGCTGAAGGGCCTGCTGGCCAACAGCCCGGACCTCCGTCTGGATGTGGCCACCGCCTTCTTCAACCTGCGGGGGCTGGAGGCCCTGGAGCCGGAGATCGAGCGGCTCCGGGCACTCCGCCTGCTCCTGGGCCAGGAACAGGAGCAGGCCTTCGTCCTCGGGGAGCGGCTGCTGGCCGAGCTGGAGGATGCCGCCGCCCGGGGGGAGATCATCGCCCGCGAGATCCGGCGCTGGCGCGACTTCCTGGCCCGGGATTCCGTGGCCGTGCGGCGCTACCGGAAGGCCTTCCTCCACGGCAAGGCCTACATCGTCGATGGCCTCCCCGTCCTGGGCGCCGTGGGCATCGTGGGCTCCTCCAACTTCACCGGCGCCGGGCTGACCATCAACCGGGAGCTCAACGCCGTCCTCAAGCAGGCATCGGCCGTTCGGGAGCTCCAGAGCTGGTTCGAGGCCCTCTGGCAGGAGGCCGAGGACTACAAGGCCGAGCTCCTGGAGCTCCTGGAGCGCTTCACCCGGACCTACACCCCCTATGAGATCTACATCAAGGCGATCTATGAGGCCCTGCGGGACCGGCTGGACCAGGAGCTGGGGGAGCGGGATGCCAGGCCCTCCCCCATCGCCCTGACGGACTTCCAGCGCGACGGGTATCTGGCGGCCCGGGAGATCCTGGAGAGCTACGGCGGCGTCCTCATCGCCGACTCGGTGGGCCTGGGCAAGACCTACCTGGCCCTGCGGCTCCTGGACGACTACGCCTACGGGGAGCGGCAGACGGCCCTCATCGTCTGCCCAGCGGCGATCCGGGAGACCGTCTGGCGGCCGCTGCTGCAGCGGTTTTCCATCCCCTATGAGCTGGTCTCCATGGAAGAGGTCAGCCGCCGCGACTTCCCCGTCGACGAATACGCCCGGCGGTTTCGGGTCATCGTGGTGGACGAGAGCCACAACTTCCGCAACCCGGGCGCCAACCGCTGGGAGAACCTGTTCCGGGTCATCGCCCGGGGCGATCCGGACAAGAAGGTCATCCTGCTGACGGCCACGCCGGTCAACAACACGGTCTTCGATCTCTACCATCAGCTGCGCCTGATCACCCGGGACGACCGCGGCTTCCTGCGGGCCGCGGGCATCCCCGATCTCTGGGATTACTTCCGCCAGGCCGAGGAGAACAAGGAGGCCCTCTACGAGGTCCTGGAGGCCCTGGCCGTCCGCCGCAGCCGGCCCTTCATCCGCCAGAACTACCCGGAGGCGGAGATCGACGGCCAGCGGATCCGCTTCCCCGAGCGGAAACTCCACACCGTCCGCTACAGCCTGAAGGACACCTACGGGCCGGATCTTTACCGGAGGATCGCCTCCACGATCGAAGGCCTCCTCCTCGCCCCCTATCAGGTGGAGCTCTACCGCAAGGCGCTGGTCGAGGCGCGCCGCCGGGCCAGGCCCATCCCGCTCTTCGAGGCCCCGGACGAAGGCGAGGAGGGCATGACGCGGCGCCTGCAGGAGGCGCTGGGGTGGTCGCCGGAAGAGGCCCGGGGCTTCCTGATGGCCGTGGGCCGCCAGACGGCCCTGGCCCACATCCTGCGGGTGCTGTATCTCAAGCGCCTGGAATCCTCGGCGGAGGCCCTGCGGATCTCCCTGCGCCGCCTGCAGCGCTTCCTGGAGCGCTTCCTTCAGGCCCTGGAGGCGGGGCGGCTGCTGAAGGCCGAGGACTACCGGCGGTGGCTCCGGATGGAGGGCGCCGACGAGGAGGGCCTGGAGGAGGAAGGGGGCTGGGAGGCGCTCCTGGCCTCCCTGCCCGCGCTTCCGGCGGACCGCTACGACCTCGCGAGCCTCCGCGCCGCCGTGCAGGCCGACCTCCGGTCCCTTGAGGGGATCCTGCGGGAGCTGGAGCGGGACCGCCCCGACGACAAGCTGGAGGCTCTGAAGCGGCTGCTGGCCTCCCGGGAGCTGCGGGGGCGGAAGATCGTCGTGTTCTCGTATTTCAAGGACACGGCGCGCTACCTTCACCGGCGCCTGAGCGGGGATCCCGCCCTGGCGGGCCGGCGCCTCGCCATCGTCGACAGCGACGTCCGGTCCGAGGAGCGGACGGAGCGGATCCGGCGCTTCGCGCCCCGGGCCAACGGAAGGCCGGATCTCCCCCCGGAGGAGCAGATCGACATCCTCATCAGCACCGACGTGCTCTCCGAGGGGCAGAACCTGCAGGACGCCGACGTCGCCATCCACTACGACCTCCACTGGAACCCGGTGCGCATGGTCCAGCGGGTGGGCCGGCTGGACCGCCTGGGCTCGCCCCACGCCGTCATCCACGTCTACAACTTCTTCCCGGAGGAGGAGCTGGAGGAGCTGCTCGGGCTGCTGCGGCGCCTGCGCGAGAAGCTGGACGCCATCAATCGCACCGTGGGGCTGGACGCCTCCATCCTGGGGGAGACCCCCAACCCGATGGACTTCAACATCCTGCGCCGGCTGGAGCGGGAGGATCCGGAGGCCCTCCAGGAGCTGGAGGAGGAGAGCGAGCTGACCGTCGGGGAGTTCCTCAAGCAGGACCTGCTCCGCTTCCTGAAGGCGGCGGGGGAGGAGCGGCTGCGGCGGATCCCCCTGGGCGTCGGGACGGCCCGGCGGCGCCGGGAGGGGCCCCGGGGGTTCTTCGCCGCCTTCCGCAACCCTCGGACCAGCCAGCACCACTGGCTCTTCTACGATGAGGAGCGCGACCGCATCCTGGAGCGGCGCCTGGAGGCCATCCGGCCCATCCGGTGCGAGCCCTCGGAGCCCCCCGCTCCCCTGCCGGAAGAGTTCGACCCCCGGCCCTTCATCGAAAAGCTGCGCCGGCATCTGTGGAACCGCATCCGGAGGGCCGCCCTGGAAGCCATCGAGCTCCCCGCTCCCCAGCGCCAGATCGTGAACTGGCTGCGCGCCCTCCCGCCCTC
- a CDS encoding ribonuclease J, producing MRSFAVGGLRVHVFGGWGEIGGNQLLLEAGGEAILLDFGRSFGRWNQYFTEFLAPRSALGLRDLLALGLLPRLRGLYRDGPDDTLFPTALERRLLDGAPDAGHIRGLLLSHAHLDHSGAIAYLRADLPIYATPETAVILKAMQDTASAGLDGESAYLSRRRTNEEGVLKADPRASYLRRPYCCLRGLPQGFHQLSPAKTKGLEGHPWEAVDLPFRVGGFRARAFPVDHSVPGAAAFAVETEEGLVVYTGDLRFHGREGGRTEAFLQALEGEPVFLLIVEGTRLGRPGGARTEEEVKEALHAAIRKHPGAPVAVDFAPRNVERLESCLEVARDLGRELVVTPKDAYLLWALSDVDPRYEAARRGVRVLRETRAQTQGWEERLWERGDLRGVTIEEVAKDPGSFLLAFGFYEINRLLDLRLHAGLEPEGLYIFSNSYWADDEQILDLRILMRWLSELNFRLLPESLRALPADPMEVDNPYHTSGHAPEEDLARLVRRLRPRHLLPVHTQRPERWMELLRGEKIRILL from the coding sequence ATGAGATCCTTTGCGGTGGGCGGGCTTCGCGTTCATGTCTTCGGCGGCTGGGGGGAGATCGGCGGCAACCAGCTGCTCCTGGAGGCCGGCGGCGAGGCCATCCTCCTGGATTTCGGGCGTTCCTTCGGCCGCTGGAATCAATACTTCACCGAGTTCCTGGCCCCCCGCAGCGCCCTCGGCCTGCGGGACCTGCTGGCCCTGGGGCTCCTCCCCCGCCTGAGAGGGCTCTATCGGGACGGCCCGGACGACACCCTGTTCCCCACGGCCCTGGAGCGGAGGCTGCTGGACGGCGCGCCGGACGCCGGGCATATCCGGGGGCTTCTGCTCTCCCATGCCCACCTGGATCACTCGGGGGCCATCGCGTACCTGCGGGCCGACCTTCCCATCTACGCCACGCCGGAGACCGCCGTCATCCTGAAGGCGATGCAGGACACCGCCTCGGCGGGGCTGGATGGAGAAAGCGCCTACCTCAGCCGGCGACGGACCAACGAAGAGGGCGTCCTGAAGGCGGACCCTCGGGCTTCCTACCTCCGACGGCCGTATTGCTGCTTGAGAGGGCTGCCGCAGGGGTTCCACCAGCTCTCCCCGGCCAAAACCAAGGGCCTGGAAGGTCATCCCTGGGAGGCGGTGGATCTCCCGTTCCGGGTGGGAGGCTTTCGGGCGCGGGCTTTCCCGGTGGATCACTCCGTGCCGGGGGCGGCGGCCTTCGCCGTGGAGACGGAGGAGGGCCTGGTGGTCTACACCGGGGATCTGCGGTTCCACGGCCGGGAGGGCGGGCGCACGGAGGCGTTCCTGCAAGCGCTGGAGGGAGAGCCGGTCTTCCTCCTGATCGTGGAGGGGACCCGCCTGGGGCGGCCCGGGGGCGCCCGCACCGAGGAGGAAGTGAAGGAGGCCCTGCATGCGGCGATCCGGAAACATCCGGGGGCTCCGGTGGCGGTGGACTTCGCCCCTCGCAACGTGGAGCGCCTGGAGTCCTGTCTGGAGGTGGCCCGGGATCTGGGCCGGGAGCTGGTGGTGACGCCGAAGGACGCCTATCTGCTGTGGGCGCTGTCCGACGTGGATCCCCGTTACGAGGCGGCGCGGAGAGGGGTTCGGGTCCTTCGGGAGACCCGGGCGCAGACGCAGGGGTGGGAGGAGCGGCTCTGGGAACGGGGCGATCTGCGGGGCGTGACCATCGAGGAGGTGGCGAAGGACCCGGGAAGCTTCCTTCTGGCCTTCGGCTTCTATGAGATCAACCGTCTCCTGGACCTGCGGCTGCACGCCGGCCTGGAGCCGGAGGGCCTTTACATTTTCAGCAACAGCTACTGGGCGGACGACGAGCAGATCCTGGACCTCCGGATCCTGATGCGGTGGCTTTCCGAGCTGAACTTCCGCCTTCTTCCGGAGAGCCTCCGGGCTCTTCCGGCGGATCCTATGGAGGTGGACAATCCCTATCACACTTCGGGCCACGCTCCGGAGGAGGATCTGGCGAGGCTGGTCCGCCGTCTCCGGCCCCGCCATCTGCTCCCGGTGCACACCCAGCGTCCGGAGCGGTGGATGGAGCTCCTGCGCGGGGAAAAGATCCGGATCCTTCTTTGA